GGCTCAGTTTGTTTTGGGCGATCGTTATTCTGGCGGCGCTGGCAATGTGGGCGTTCTTTTCGCCGCACCAGCCGCTGAAAGAGGTGCCAGTGTCGCAGGTGATTAAAGATGCGAACGAGGGTAAATTAGCAAAGATTGAAGGTCGCGGCAATGATCTGAAAATTACTGTTAAAGATCAAGATAAGCCGACGCAAGCATCGTATATTAACGGCGGCGTCGGGACGCTGCTGCGCGACAATACGCTGAACGGCAAAGGCAAGGCGGTAATTTCTGATAGCGCGCCGAGCGACAACACTATAATGTGGAATCTCTTGACGATCGTACTGCCGGTGGTACTGATCGGGGTACTGTTTATGTTTATGATGCGCCAGGCGCAGGGGCAAAATAGTCAAGCGATGAGTTTTGGTAAGAGTAAGGCAAAATTGTACGGACTTGATAAAGAACGCATCAAATTTGAAGACATTGCTGGTAATGATAGTGCAAAGCAAGATTTAGAAGAAGTGGTAGATTTTTTGAAACACCCAAAAAAATACCAGGGATTGGGGGCGAAGATACCAAAAGGCGTGCTGTTGGTCGGTAGTCCAGGTACGGGTAAAACGATGCTGGCGCGCGCGGTTGCGGGCGAGGCGAACGTACCATTTTTCAGCATTTCCGGGTCAGAATTTGTCGAGATGTTTGTGGGCGTCGGCGCGAGTCGTGTACGCGATCTATTCCAAAAAGCGAAAAAGAATTCGCCGGCGATTATTTTTATAGACGAAATTGATGCGGTAGGGCGTAAACGCGGTAGTGGCATGGGCGGCGGTCATGATGAGCGCGAGCAGACGTTGAACCAGATTCTCGTCGAGATGGATGGGTTTGATTCGGATACAAATGTGATTGTTATCGCAGCGACGAACCGCGCTGATGTGCTTGATCCTGCCCTGCTTCGCCCCGGACGTTTTGACCGCCACGTGACGATTAGCTTGCCGGAGCGTAAAGACCGCGAAGCGATTTTGAAAGTTCATTTCAAAAACAAACCGACGGACGATTCAGTTGATTTGGATAAATTAGCGGCAAAAACTGCTGGTTCAAGTGGTGCAGATTTAGCAAATATGGCGAACGAAGCGGCAATTATTGCAGCGCGGCGTGATTCGAAAGTGATTACGAATGATGACTTAACTGAGGCGTTTGAGAAGGTTGCAATCGGTCCGGAGCGTAAAGCTAAGGTAATGAACGATCATGAAAAGGAGTTAACGGCATATCACGAAGCGGGGCATGCGATCGTCGGGCATGTGTTGCCGGATAGCGATCCGGTGCACAAAATTACAATTATTCCGCGCGGCGGTACAGGCGGCGTGACGTGGTTTTTGCCACCGGAAGACAAAAGCTATACAAGTGTGTACGAATACAAAGACATTCTAGCTCGTGCTATGGGCGGTCGTATCGCTGAGAAGCTAAAATATGGTGATGATGGTGTGACGACGGGCGCAGGCAGTGATTTGCGCAGTGCAACACAGATTGCACGCGATATGATTATTGAGCAGGGTATGGGCAGTAAGCTTCGTAATCAAGTTTTTCATGAAGATAACGGCGGGTTGATGTTTGATAAGATGACACGCGAACGTCCATATAGCGATGCGACAGCGAATGAAATAGATAAGGAAGTTGAGGCGCTTATCACCGAAGCAGCGCGGCGTGCCGAGCTGGTGATATCACATAATATGCCGGTTCTTGAGAAACTGAAGGATGCGCTGCTCGAACATGAAACGCTTGAGGAGGATGCAGCGTCGAAATATATGGCAAAAGCAGTGTTGCCGAAGGAGGCGGCACTCCACAAGTAGTAGCTATGAGAGGGAGGGGGCGAGTCAAGTCGGTTGTCGCACGTGCCAACAGTAAGTTGTCGGTACAGTGGGCGGCTGCGCTGCTGTCTGGTTCAACGCTGCTTTCAAGCCTGCTCGGCATATACCGCGAACGCTTGATTAACGGTATGTACTACGACACTTATAAAGTGGGTGCCGACGCGTACGTAGCGGCGTTTACTATTCCCGATTTCATGTTTTTCATTTTAGTGTCAGGTGCGCTTAGCGTGTCGTTTATTCCGGTATTTAATCAGCGTTTAGCAACTGGCAATAAAAAGTCGGCGTGGGAATTGAGCTCAAGCTTAGTGAATTTTTTGGCGCTTATTACACTCGTGACAAGCGTGCTGATTATCATATTCGCCGATCCGCTTGTTCGCTACGTTGTTGGTCCGGGTTTTGACGAACAAGGGCGCAGCTTGGCGGTGAGTATGATGCGCGTGATTGCGGTGAATCCGTTTCTGTTTGCAGTTGCAACGGTGTTGTCAAGCATGCAGCAGGCGATTGGGCGGTTTACCTTTTTGGCACTCGCGCCGACAATATACAATATTGGTATTGTGATTGGTGCGCGCTGGTTCACGGGTGGTATCAATATTTTTGGCTGGCAGGTGTTTGAGGGCGGCATTATGGGTGTAGCGCTTGGTGTGGTGCTTGGTGCGATCTTGCAGCTCGTTGTGAGCTCGCTTGGATTGATCGGTACCGACTTTGATTATCACTGGAAAATATCGTGGAAGAACAAGGGATTTCGGCGTGTGTTGCGGTTATTGCCGCCGCGTTCGCTTGATCAGGGAATTGATTATTTCAATAGTATTGTCGAAATTAACTTGGCGTCACGTATGGCGCAAGGAGTGATGCGCGCATATCAGCAGGCGTCAAGTTTGAGCTTGATGCCGGTGAATCTTGTCGGCGTGGCGATTAGCAATGCAGCCTTTCCACGCATGACCGAGCGGCTAGCAGAGGGGCGCCCGGACTTGTTCAAAAAGGAATTGCGTTCAGTGATGCGCTGGATTCTGTGGTTGGCGCTGCCAATTGCGGTGATTACGTATTTTGCGCGCGGTTATGTCGTGGCGTTTGTGAAGAACGGCGGCGACTTATTGATCGCGAATATTTTAGGCGCGCTTGTTGTTTCTATTTTGTTTCGTACGATTTACCATATCATGGCGCGCTCGTTCTACGCGCAGCAGGATACGAAAACGCCGCTGTATATTTCAGTCGGGACGATTACGCTGAATATCATTCTCGCAGTAATTTTTACGCTTGTGTTTGGTTGGGGTGTGTTCGGGCTAGCGTGGGCGCAATCAATCGTCGCAGTTGTTGAGGTGATCGTTTTATTTGTAATTTTGTGCCGTCGTATGCCGGGAATTTTTACGCGTGATTTTATACAAGCAGCAATAAGGATGGTTTTGGCAAGCGCTGGCATGGGCGCGATTACGTATGCGACGACGCAGCTGCTGCAGTTGCAGAGCAGCGATATGAGTTTTATGTCGACCTTCCCGAAGTTTTCGATGATCGTGCTTGTGAGTTTTTGCGTGTATGTTGAGTTGAGTGTGCTACTTAAACTGCGCGAAGCTGATCCAGTGCTTGGGCGGTTATATAAGCTCTTCTTTGGGAGATTGCGCCGGTGAAGTTAGACCGCATTCGTAATTTTTGTATTATCGCGCACATTGACCATGGTAAGTCGACGCTCGCCGACCGCATGATGGAGATGACGGGGACGGTAGCGAAGCGCGAGATGAAATCGCAACTGCTGGATAGCATGGAACTGGAGCGCGAGAAAGGGATTACCATAAAGCTGGCGCCGGTGCGGATGAAATATGAGTATCAGCTGGAGCAATCTGATATTTCACACAGCTCGGAGCGGAACAGAGCCGCTCAAACAAATTTAGATTGTATGGGCGGTATGTATGATCTTAATCTTATTGATACGCCGGGCCATGTCGATTTTAGCTATGAAGTATCGCGCAGTTTGCAGGCATGCGAAGGTGCGGTACTAGTGGTTGACGCTAGCCAGGGGATTCAAGCGCAAACGCTTGCAAATGTATATTTGGCGATGGAACAGAATTTGGTGATTATTCCCGTGCTCAATAAAGTTGATTTACCGGCTGCCGACGTGCCGCGCGTGTCTCGGCAAGTGATCAATCTGCTCGGCTGCCGCGAAGATGAAATAATTCAGATCTCAGCGAAGACAGGAAAGAATGTTGACCAGGTTCTTGCGGCAATTGTTAAACGGATTCCAGCGCCAACGGGCAACACGCATGATAAAACGCGCGCCTTGATCTTCGATAGTTACTACGATGATTACCGCGGTGTGATTTTGTATGTGCGTGTGGTTGATGGGCAAATTAAAAAAGGCGAGGCGATAAAAATGCTCGCGACGGACGCGAATGGCTTGGCACTGGAAGTTGGCCATCTCAGCCCTGGCATGATCCCCGATCCATCGCTCGGTACCGGTGAAATTGGCTACGTCGTCACCAACCTAAAAACCACGCGCGAAGCACGAGTGGGTGATACGGTGACATTGAAGAAATATTTTGATGGCGCGAAATGAGTGAATTTAAAAAGTTTGAATTATTGCCGATGCGTTGAAATAGATAAAACATACTGTGATGTTTGCGAATTGAGGTAAAAACGTTGCGAATATATACGAACAAACGGTAAGACTAAGACCGTAAATTTCACTAGTTCTTGCTGCTTAGTGCTTCAATGTTCCGGATAATCTGGTGATATATCTTATCTATCGTGCCGCGCTGCGGTCGTCTTGCGCCAGTCTTGAGCGCCCAATATTCTTGGTCGAAATAAGCGAACATTTCGTCCCACATCGTTTTTTCACTGGTCGATGGCTCAAAAATCTGCGCCAATGAAAAGCAGACACGACTGAGCGACTCAGTCGTGTCGGTGTCTGGATGGCTGTAATGCAGATCAATAATTTCGCGTGCAGCGATAAGTTCATCTCTTGTGAAATGCGGATTTGTACTGTGCATTATAAGGTACATTATAGCTGTGAAAAATGGACAGTTTAAAGACATGTCCAGGTCTTGCGATCACTGACGGTGACGCTTGGGGCGACCCCTCTTGATGTTCTGGTTGGTGAAGTGCATTGACTTCGGCTCAACGCCATCAATGGAGCCGTTAGTGTCCCACGAAACGCGGGTGTTGGTGGCGCGGTCAAACTGCGTGATGTACATAGAGGATCCGTCGAGCGGAATCTCCGTCTTCTTAACCTCGCCGCTACCGTTCCCGATGTTTCGGTCCCAGAGCAGACCCATAATAGGGTCCTTCCTGTTGTGAACGAAGTCGTTGAAACGACTGATCTATGGATACTCCGTAGATCCATAAATAAGTATATATATTGATATTTGTCAATATATAACACTTGTATAAGAAAAAAAGGAAAGTTTCACGACCTTTGTGTATGATAAAATTGATACCGTGATAGATAAAATTACGATCGTCGCCCCTCTCCCCGGCTATAAAGAAATCCAGCCGTTTGTTTATGCGGGCTTTTTTCCGGTATCGAATGAGGATTATAATGATCTGAAGGAAGCGATTGAGAAGCTGAGTTTGAGTGATTCAGCATTGCAGTTTGAGCCGGAGAATTCGCCGGT
This portion of the TM7 phylum sp. oral taxon 349 genome encodes:
- a CDS encoding GTP-binding protein, which encodes MKLDRIRNFCIIAHIDHGKSTLADRMMEMTGTVAKREMKSQLLDSMELEREKGITIKLAPVRMKYEYQLEQSDISHSSERNRAAQTNLDCMGGMYDLNLIDTPGHVDFSYEVSRSLQACEGAVLVVDASQGIQAQTLANVYLAMEQNLVIIPVLNKVDLPAADVPRVSRQVINLLGCREDEIIQISAKTGKNVDQVLAAIVKRIPAPTGNTHDKTRALIFDSYYDDYRGVILYVRVVDGQIKKGEAIKMLATDANGLALEVGHLSPGMIPDPSLGTGEIGYVVTNLKTTREARVGDTVTLKKYFDGAK
- the ftsH gene encoding ATP-dependent zinc metalloprotease FtsH yields the protein MPTKKPKRTTSVSNTIRLSLFWAIVILAALAMWAFFSPHQPLKEVPVSQVIKDANEGKLAKIEGRGNDLKITVKDQDKPTQASYINGGVGTLLRDNTLNGKGKAVISDSAPSDNTIMWNLLTIVLPVVLIGVLFMFMMRQAQGQNSQAMSFGKSKAKLYGLDKERIKFEDIAGNDSAKQDLEEVVDFLKHPKKYQGLGAKIPKGVLLVGSPGTGKTMLARAVAGEANVPFFSISGSEFVEMFVGVGASRVRDLFQKAKKNSPAIIFIDEIDAVGRKRGSGMGGGHDEREQTLNQILVEMDGFDSDTNVIVIAATNRADVLDPALLRPGRFDRHVTISLPERKDREAILKVHFKNKPTDDSVDLDKLAAKTAGSSGADLANMANEAAIIAARRDSKVITNDDLTEAFEKVAIGPERKAKVMNDHEKELTAYHEAGHAIVGHVLPDSDPVHKITIIPRGGTGGVTWFLPPEDKSYTSVYEYKDILARAMGGRIAEKLKYGDDGVTTGAGSDLRSATQIARDMIIEQGMGSKLRNQVFHEDNGGLMFDKMTRERPYSDATANEIDKEVEALITEAARRAELVISHNMPVLEKLKDALLEHETLEEDAASKYMAKAVLPKEAALHK
- the murJ gene encoding murein biosynthesis integral membrane protein MurJ; translated protein: MRGRGRVKSVVARANSKLSVQWAAALLSGSTLLSSLLGIYRERLINGMYYDTYKVGADAYVAAFTIPDFMFFILVSGALSVSFIPVFNQRLATGNKKSAWELSSSLVNFLALITLVTSVLIIIFADPLVRYVVGPGFDEQGRSLAVSMMRVIAVNPFLFAVATVLSSMQQAIGRFTFLALAPTIYNIGIVIGARWFTGGINIFGWQVFEGGIMGVALGVVLGAILQLVVSSLGLIGTDFDYHWKISWKNKGFRRVLRLLPPRSLDQGIDYFNSIVEINLASRMAQGVMRAYQQASSLSLMPVNLVGVAISNAAFPRMTERLAEGRPDLFKKELRSVMRWILWLALPIAVITYFARGYVVAFVKNGGDLLIANILGALVVSILFRTIYHIMARSFYAQQDTKTPLYISVGTITLNIILAVIFTLVFGWGVFGLAWAQSIVAVVEVIVLFVILCRRMPGIFTRDFIQAAIRMVLASAGMGAITYATTQLLQLQSSDMSFMSTFPKFSMIVLVSFCVYVELSVLLKLREADPVLGRLYKLFFGRLRR